In the genome of Sinobacterium caligoides, one region contains:
- a CDS encoding CDP-glycerol glycerophosphotransferase family protein: MNRKALIIGCRDLRLITTHMTLKSLNVSSTIACLTYMPHEDPHSEVILEKVDQCQKVFSPEKIIVENHVALRSKQISPELANLEEISYILVNDSSIAQKFKSLYPEAETHIIFEGILNLNNQTHASQQLEQATYHYLQLHPPLVHYLHAENIKWIDDTTVIESISEVKEILSCENNQSKPDRSILFIHSSINFLNKQKFLIQQVAVIESLLKSDFKVYYKGRDACDFSDIQNRVQHSLRDNLVDMGDASVPLELLIRSGEFKAAVGLTSTSLYTLEKYLNIPTFTFPLTLKGTYTKRTPWRDFIVRTFCFTYKFTPDYRELTNEAYDKFEQLKNYNDFFYHKNPAKKPPSKKQKKIISGLRKITAHTKKAYRSKEHRKNLIIAITNKISKRLQKNNDVLFVDSINMKDIKNHYLDYFEKASKLTHKHTIISNDIIDKVKYLYMANRSKLIVTSINNKTLIDENPAIQHLQIWHAPGAFKKILVSRTGSFVASSSAITPTVYKNFNVQGKVYPIGTYSTDIYFNQDKINERRQSIYQDNPGLKGKKIYLFAPSYTKDKSDKNKPIVYTDLNYEQISQQLHNDEVLIVKHHPSIINRKIRGEECTDLSYFNNIIDLSHYELFDLLTITNSLTTDYSSVIYYAMLLEIPVAAQIYNVAINPNDLCFDFFSDFPGPINQTNTTADFIALLRNNLKHDKYDHFKEQHLGSCDGNSRERLTQVIEELVATQ; encoded by the coding sequence ATGAATAGAAAAGCACTCATCATAGGCTGCCGCGACTTACGCCTTATCACTACGCACATGACATTAAAAAGCTTAAATGTTAGCAGCACGATAGCATGCCTTACTTACATGCCTCACGAGGATCCACATTCAGAAGTAATTCTGGAAAAAGTCGATCAGTGTCAAAAGGTTTTCTCGCCAGAAAAAATAATCGTAGAAAACCACGTAGCACTAAGAAGCAAACAAATTTCACCAGAACTAGCAAATCTGGAAGAGATATCCTACATATTAGTTAACGACTCATCAATTGCCCAAAAGTTTAAAAGCCTCTATCCAGAAGCCGAGACACACATAATATTTGAGGGGATTCTTAATCTAAATAACCAAACCCACGCCAGCCAGCAGCTAGAGCAAGCAACCTATCACTACCTCCAGCTGCACCCACCTCTTGTTCATTACCTCCACGCTGAAAATATAAAGTGGATAGATGACACAACAGTAATCGAGTCAATCTCCGAAGTAAAAGAAATATTATCTTGCGAAAATAATCAAAGCAAGCCTGACAGATCGATCTTGTTTATCCATTCGTCAATAAATTTTCTCAACAAGCAGAAGTTCCTAATTCAGCAAGTAGCCGTCATTGAATCGCTATTAAAAAGTGACTTCAAAGTATACTACAAAGGAAGGGATGCTTGCGATTTCAGCGACATACAAAATCGAGTTCAACATTCTCTACGAGATAATCTCGTCGATATGGGGGACGCAAGTGTACCTCTAGAGTTATTAATTAGGTCAGGGGAGTTTAAAGCCGCCGTTGGCTTAACATCGACATCCCTCTACACTCTTGAAAAATACTTAAACATCCCCACCTTCACTTTCCCACTGACCTTGAAAGGCACATACACCAAACGAACTCCGTGGAGAGACTTCATCGTACGGACTTTTTGTTTCACTTACAAATTCACCCCGGATTATCGGGAGTTAACTAACGAAGCGTACGACAAGTTCGAACAACTAAAAAACTATAATGACTTTTTCTACCACAAAAACCCTGCAAAAAAACCTCCGAGCAAAAAACAAAAAAAAATAATCAGTGGTTTACGAAAAATAACAGCCCACACAAAGAAAGCATATAGATCGAAAGAACATAGAAAAAATTTGATTATAGCCATAACCAACAAGATCAGCAAAAGACTACAAAAGAATAATGACGTATTGTTTGTCGACTCAATAAACATGAAAGACATCAAAAACCATTACTTGGACTATTTTGAGAAGGCATCAAAACTAACACACAAGCACACTATAATATCTAATGACATTATCGACAAAGTGAAGTATCTCTACATGGCTAATAGATCCAAGCTTATTGTCACATCAATAAACAACAAAACACTGATAGATGAAAACCCAGCCATCCAGCACCTTCAAATTTGGCACGCACCCGGGGCATTCAAAAAAATATTAGTGTCGAGGACAGGCAGTTTTGTAGCATCATCATCAGCTATTACCCCCACGGTATACAAAAACTTTAACGTGCAAGGAAAGGTTTATCCAATAGGCACATACTCGACAGATATTTACTTCAATCAAGACAAAATAAACGAAAGAAGACAAAGTATTTACCAAGACAACCCCGGATTAAAAGGGAAGAAAATCTACCTATTCGCCCCCTCATACACTAAAGACAAGAGTGATAAAAATAAACCCATTGTCTACACCGACTTAAATTACGAGCAGATCTCACAGCAACTGCATAACGATGAAGTTTTAATAGTAAAGCACCACCCAAGTATAATTAACCGAAAAATTCGTGGCGAAGAATGCACCGACCTGAGCTACTTTAACAACATTATTGACCTTAGCCACTATGAGCTGTTTGACCTACTAACGATCACAAATTCGTTAACAACCGATTACTCCTCCGTAATATATTATGCAATGCTGCTTGAAATTCCTGTTGCAGCTCAAATTTACAACGTGGCGATAAACCCTAACGATCTTTGCTTTGATTTCTTCAGTGACTTCCCTGGACCAATCAACCAAACCAATACTACCGCAGACTTTATCGCACTATTACGGAACAATTTGAAACATGATAAGTATGATCACTTCAAAGAACAGCACTTAGGAAGCTGCGATGGCAACAGCAGAGAACGCCTAACGCAAGTCATTGAAGAATTAGTTGCTACTCAGTGA
- a CDS encoding IspD/TarI family cytidylyltransferase has translation MLGAIVLAAGEGSRFGEKKQHLKIEGESLWEMVTNKAKMHVPRDNIVVVGIDIQGGNTRTASVKIGLNNLSSKTTRVIILEAARPLVTAEQIDTLLTHKSKSVSFYMDLVDTVIAKDGRYLNRSEYCNLQTPQAFDYALLLQAYSNESFNDMTDETRVIFESHGLKPTLIEGGMNLLKVTYKKDYHTILNMINEGHI, from the coding sequence TTGTTAGGTGCAATAGTGTTAGCGGCAGGTGAAGGCAGCCGATTTGGCGAGAAAAAACAACATCTCAAAATTGAAGGTGAATCATTATGGGAAATGGTAACGAATAAAGCAAAAATGCACGTACCACGAGACAACATCGTTGTGGTTGGCATAGACATACAAGGTGGCAACACACGAACAGCCTCAGTAAAAATAGGCCTAAACAACCTAAGCAGCAAAACAACACGCGTCATTATTCTTGAGGCCGCTCGCCCCTTGGTTACAGCAGAGCAGATAGACACCCTGCTCACGCATAAATCAAAGTCCGTATCTTTTTATATGGATCTGGTAGATACCGTTATAGCGAAAGATGGCAGATACCTTAATCGTTCTGAATACTGCAATCTTCAAACTCCTCAAGCCTTTGACTACGCATTACTACTGCAAGCCTATAGCAACGAGTCGTTTAATGATATGACTGACGAAACAAGAGTCATATTCGAAAGCCACGGGCTAAAACCAACGCTCATCGAAGGCGGAATGAACCTATTGAAAGTTACCTATAAAAAAGATTATCACACCATTCTAAACATGATAAACGAAGGACACATTTAA
- a CDS encoding SDR family NAD(P)-dependent oxidoreductase encodes MKKVLITGGGGDIAKAIISQLEQDEAEYEIFSPTRLELNVLDHNNVNKYVNDIKPDILINNAGYIEVNNIVGGDFNKDQQSIAINLTAVFNLSITAATFNPKIKIINIGSSAGTKPRGGWSAYCASKAAVIMATECWADEGIDTVCISPGRTVSKMRAKLFPAEDQATLLKSEDFAKVVTLAIAEKYKRGSNIDVNIGNIEELLSE; translated from the coding sequence ATGAAAAAAGTTCTAATCACAGGTGGCGGTGGCGATATAGCTAAAGCGATCATATCCCAGCTCGAGCAAGACGAGGCAGAGTATGAAATATTCTCACCTACTCGCCTAGAACTTAACGTTCTAGATCACAACAACGTTAACAAGTACGTCAACGATATAAAACCAGATATATTAATTAATAACGCGGGTTACATTGAAGTCAACAACATTGTTGGTGGCGACTTTAATAAAGACCAGCAAAGCATCGCCATCAATCTTACAGCAGTATTCAACCTTTCAATAACTGCAGCAACTTTCAACCCAAAAATAAAAATAATTAACATTGGCTCTTCTGCAGGTACAAAACCACGCGGCGGTTGGTCAGCGTACTGCGCATCAAAGGCCGCTGTCATCATGGCCACAGAGTGCTGGGCCGATGAAGGTATCGACACAGTTTGCATCTCACCAGGCAGGACTGTTTCAAAGATGAGAGCAAAGCTTTTCCCTGCAGAAGATCAAGCAACACTACTAAAATCAGAAGACTTTGCAAAAGTGGTCACACTTGCAATTGCAGAAAAATACAAACGCGGTTCAAACATTGATGTCAACATTGGAAATATTGAGGAATTATTAAGTGAATAG
- a CDS encoding secondary thiamine-phosphate synthase enzyme YjbQ produces the protein MNRLLTTIKTEKQFTDLNDIAKDFVKGKSGQGMLNVFVRHTTCAIKILENEILLLADINNYLDKQFNNNHNYMHDKIEIRDVPIEERINGHSHMKQLSFPTSEQIPVEDGELLLGTWQTIFLIEFDPIRDREIVLSYTAL, from the coding sequence GTGAATAGACTACTAACGACAATCAAAACAGAAAAGCAATTTACCGACTTGAATGATATTGCCAAGGATTTTGTAAAAGGAAAATCCGGACAAGGCATGCTAAATGTTTTTGTACGCCATACAACTTGTGCAATAAAAATACTTGAAAACGAAATCCTCCTTCTTGCAGATATCAACAACTATCTCGACAAGCAGTTCAACAACAACCACAATTATATGCACGACAAAATCGAGATACGCGACGTCCCAATAGAAGAGCGTATAAATGGTCACTCACACATGAAACAACTTAGCTTTCCTACATCGGAACAAATTCCAGTAGAAGACGGCGAACTCCTCTTAGGAACCTGGCAAACTATTTTCCTAATTGAATTCGACCCAATCCGTGATAGAGAGATTGTATTAAGCTATACAGCACTATAG
- a CDS encoding polysialyltransferase family glycosyltransferase, which yields MTVNQLNNIVSTTDRHFKSEAALCVLIKPAYDVSKGASIDSLIARCRALNLRYILIEQAKGASLFSFLYTIKDRLKGLSCSKFFFCDIYKYGSLLSCYFSKAGAETILCEEGVGMYRVCVEDKLPLLLRPNSSGRKVTRILSFFVNKVLSRSLVVRLASLLPFYSVKYFSRPFVVDYLSVYAASAIGERIKAREVLPFLIAPPKVDDRNIDILDDVKSAEHVYFASQPILYASNDSIDKLEAKLRVIAAKGPRLYAIPHPRDSENNICVLNSLNIENFEVLILPCSQAIETVVSHTKPFELYAYTSSCLLYCASMTRCVRLNIVSNDISWEEDLSRLIFTKLLPGGEGEASV from the coding sequence ATGACTGTTAATCAGTTGAACAATATAGTTTCGACCACAGATAGGCACTTTAAAAGTGAGGCCGCTTTGTGCGTGTTAATAAAGCCTGCTTACGATGTGTCAAAAGGGGCGAGTATTGATTCCTTAATTGCTCGATGTAGAGCTCTTAATCTTAGGTATATACTTATAGAGCAAGCTAAGGGTGCTTCTCTTTTTTCGTTTTTGTATACGATAAAGGATAGGCTGAAAGGACTTAGTTGTAGTAAATTCTTTTTTTGCGATATTTATAAATACGGTAGCCTCTTGAGCTGTTATTTCTCGAAGGCTGGTGCTGAAACAATTCTTTGTGAAGAGGGGGTTGGGATGTACCGTGTATGCGTTGAAGATAAGTTGCCACTACTTTTAAGACCTAACTCATCCGGGAGAAAGGTTACTCGTATTTTATCGTTTTTTGTAAATAAAGTGCTTTCTCGCTCTTTGGTTGTTCGGCTTGCTAGCCTTTTGCCCTTCTATAGCGTTAAATACTTCTCGCGCCCCTTTGTGGTCGATTATTTATCGGTATATGCTGCGAGTGCTATTGGCGAGCGAATTAAAGCTAGGGAGGTTTTACCGTTTTTGATCGCCCCACCCAAGGTGGATGATAGAAATATCGATATTCTGGATGATGTTAAGAGTGCAGAGCATGTTTATTTTGCTTCGCAACCTATTTTATATGCTAGCAACGATAGCATTGATAAGCTTGAGGCTAAGTTACGTGTAATAGCGGCTAAAGGTCCGCGCTTATATGCGATACCTCATCCTAGGGATAGCGAGAATAATATCTGTGTTCTCAATAGTTTAAATATTGAGAACTTTGAGGTACTAATTCTCCCTTGCTCGCAAGCAATAGAGACCGTTGTAAGCCACACTAAGCCGTTTGAATTGTATGCATATACTTCATCGTGTTTGCTATATTGTGCCAGTATGACTCGATGTGTGCGACTAAATATAGTAAGTAATGATATTTCCTGGGAAGAGGACTTGTCACGTTTGATTTTTACAAAATTATTACCAGGAGGTGAAGGTGAGGCTAGCGTTTGA
- a CDS encoding sulfotransferase domain-containing protein produces the protein MKEFIKEKLFSDVHKQIRSLRSVNDGLVESAAAFSDRLDRLERENKRLKNELKKSYVNNRLVDFTVDSVWFYTMMKSGTTYTINVILNYISLLSDESSSPVRNELLECFHSTHNKVDNPKIGSVLSEQEAFLKGVGFKYFVHTHRKIASLSKRTIVLSRNPLDFIVSKYFYMYKNRGVEVSLEDKTGALIKEYMKYYRGLRAVVSGGNNFLELRYEDLMLDPEGQFKKVIEYLDIEYDERLLRVAVEYSSKDSVRKMEADTGGAIIASKNKFTGKSFIRSGKVGDWKQYISSARAEELLQELEGEGFDRALYKYE, from the coding sequence ATGAAGGAGTTTATAAAGGAAAAATTGTTTTCAGATGTTCATAAGCAGATTCGATCTTTACGTTCAGTGAATGATGGCCTTGTTGAGAGTGCAGCAGCGTTTTCTGACAGGCTGGACAGGCTGGAGCGCGAGAATAAGCGTCTTAAAAACGAGTTAAAAAAATCCTATGTCAATAATAGGCTCGTAGATTTTACGGTTGATAGTGTTTGGTTTTATACGATGATGAAGTCGGGGACGACGTACACCATTAATGTTATATTGAACTATATTTCTCTTTTGAGTGACGAGAGCTCATCTCCCGTTCGAAATGAGCTATTGGAGTGTTTTCACTCAACACACAACAAAGTTGACAATCCAAAAATTGGTAGCGTGCTTTCGGAGCAAGAGGCGTTTTTAAAGGGGGTTGGGTTTAAATATTTCGTGCATACACATCGGAAAATCGCCTCTCTGTCGAAACGAACGATTGTTCTTTCAAGAAACCCACTGGACTTTATTGTGTCCAAATATTTTTATATGTATAAGAATAGGGGGGTGGAAGTTAGTCTGGAGGATAAGACTGGCGCACTGATAAAGGAGTATATGAAGTATTATAGGGGGCTAAGGGCGGTTGTTTCTGGGGGCAATAACTTTTTGGAGTTGCGCTATGAAGACTTGATGCTAGACCCTGAAGGGCAGTTTAAGAAAGTAATTGAATACCTGGATATCGAATATGATGAAAGGCTTCTTCGTGTTGCTGTTGAGTACTCCTCTAAAGATAGTGTGAGAAAAATGGAGGCGGATACAGGCGGGGCGATAATAGCGTCTAAGAATAAGTTTACAGGGAAGTCGTTTATTCGAAGTGGTAAGGTTGGCGATTGGAAACAGTATATTAGCAGTGCAAGGGCAGAGGAATTGCTGCAGGAATTGGAGGGTGAGGGGTTTGATCGAGCCCTTTATAAGTATGAGTGA
- a CDS encoding cytidylyltransferase domain-containing protein yields the protein MLAIITARGGSKGLPGKNIKDLCGKPMIVYTIEAALDSGVVDKVVVSSDCEKILKVCSAYDVELHKRPAELATDDASSLDVIKDVLLAYSYNGAVCLLQPTSPLRNSTHLREAFERFSVGKFSSLVSVVRTNEPAQKVLVVNDHGVAEPLTCWEDLTLPRQSLSPTYQINGAIYLFYSDRFMEGMNIFTSPLYAYPMPENVSHDVDTIHDFEIIERALK from the coding sequence ATGCTAGCAATTATAACGGCGCGAGGGGGCTCGAAAGGTCTTCCCGGGAAAAACATAAAAGATTTATGTGGTAAGCCGATGATAGTCTACACCATTGAAGCTGCGTTGGATTCTGGTGTGGTCGATAAGGTAGTTGTTAGCTCTGATTGCGAAAAAATCTTAAAGGTGTGTTCCGCTTACGATGTTGAGCTTCATAAGAGACCAGCTGAGTTAGCGACCGATGATGCATCAAGCTTGGATGTGATAAAAGATGTGCTGCTAGCGTATAGCTATAATGGCGCAGTATGCTTGTTGCAGCCAACATCGCCGTTAAGAAACTCGACTCATTTACGAGAAGCTTTTGAGAGGTTTTCAGTTGGAAAGTTTTCGAGCCTAGTGAGTGTTGTGCGTACGAATGAGCCCGCGCAAAAGGTACTGGTAGTGAATGATCACGGCGTTGCTGAACCATTAACTTGTTGGGAAGACTTAACGTTACCAAGGCAAAGCTTGTCGCCAACCTATCAAATTAACGGTGCTATTTATTTGTTTTACTCAGATAGATTTATGGAGGGTATGAATATATTTACTTCGCCACTTTATGCTTACCCAATGCCTGAGAATGTTAGTCATGATGTAGATACGATTCATGACTTTGAGATTATTGAAAGGGCTTTAAAATGA